From the genome of Agromyces badenianii:
TGAGCGGCGCTGTCGCCCCGGCGATTCCGCTCAGGCGTCGCCGTCGACGTAGAGCCAACGCCGGCCCTCGCGAGTGAAGCGACTGCGTTCGTGCAGCACGCCCCGCTCGCCATCGGCGCGATACCGCGCACGGAACTCGACGATGCCGTCGCGATCGAAGGGGCCGCCGCGCTCGGTGTCGACGATCTCCAGTCGATACCACCGCAGCTCGGATTCGAGTTCGAGCGCGCCCGGGCGGGTGTCGGGGTGCCACGTCGAGCGAAGGTACTCGGCGGCGCCGACCGCGAAGGCCGTGTAGCGGGAGCGCATCAGCTGCACGGCGGTCGGGGCATCCCTCGCGCCGGCGAGCAGGGGGCCGCAGCACTCGGCGAACACGGATCCGCTGAGGCAGGGGCACCGGTCGTCGGCGGCCGGAACAGGGGCGGGAACGGCGGTCGGCATCCTCCCAGTATCGCGGCCCGTGACGGCCGACGATCATGGGTTGCACAGGAAGAAGTGAGGAATCGTCCAGAAACTCGGGGCAGAGTGTCTGACTTGCGGCCTCGCTCGTGGGCCGCGCCCCAACAGAAACCCGATCCGAACACCCCAGAACCTATGCGCAACGACACCCCACTCACGCCCGAAACCGAAACCGCCCCCGAACAGCACCCCCGACGCAGCCTCCGCCGGCGTCGCATCGGCCGCAAGCGACTCGTCGTCGCCGGCGCGATCGTCGCGACCGGCCTCACCGTCGGCACCGGGTTCGCGGTGCAATCGGCACTCGTCACGCAGGCCGCCATCGACGCGACCGCGGCCCTCACCGATTCGACCGGACTCCGAGCCGAGCAACTCGGCGCATACAGCTCGATCGCCGAGGCCCGCACGCGCTACAGCGCGCAAGACACCATCACCGCGGCGAACGCCACCCTCGCCTCGGTCGACGGCAAGGTCGATTCCAGCGGGCTCGCCGCATCGGTCGCCTCGCTCGGTGAGTACGAGCGGCTGCCGCTCGAATCGATCGTCGACCTCACGAAGCAGACCCGCGCCGAGACGGCACGAGCAGAGGCCGCCGCGGCCGAGTTCGACCGGGTGCAGGCCGAGCAGGCCGCGGCTGCGGCTGCGGCGCTCGCGCAGGCGAACACGCCCGATGGGGCACGCGCCACCGCCCGGGCGCTCGCCGAATCGAAGTACGGCTGGGGCGAATCGCAGTTCCAGTGCCTCGACCGGCTCTGGCAGAAGGAGTCCGGCTGGTCGTACACCGCCTACAACGCCTCGAGCGGGGCCACGGGCATTCCGCAGTCGTTGCCCGGCAGCAAGATGGCCTCGGCCGGTGCCGACTGGCAGTCCAATGCCGCGACGCAGATCAGCTGGGGTCTCGACTACATCGCGCGCGGCTACGGCGCACCGTGCACCGCATGGTCGCACTCGCAGTCGGTGAACTGGTACTGAATCCCGGCGATCTCGCGTAGGGTTTCCGGCACGGGGCCGTCCAGGCCTCCGATCAAAGGGCGTCACCCATGTCAGACAAGTCGCCGAAGAAGTCGTCGTCCAAGACGGCTGCCAGCAAGACCCTCAAAGAGAAGCGCGCCGACAAGAAGGCGAAGGTCGAACACCGCGCCAGTACCGACGCGGTGAGCGAAGCGACGCACCGCAAGCGCTGAGCGCTCCGGCGTCAGACGGTGCGCGGGTCGAGCAGCCCGGCGCGGTCGGGGTGCCGGTCGAACCACTCGCCCACGTACCAGCAGCTCGGCACGATGCGGCGCGTCGAGTTCGCCTCGACATCGTCGACCGCGTACTCGACGAGCTCGCCGGCCAGACCGTTGCCGCGATACGGCGGATTCGTGAAGGTGCGCTTGAACGCGACCGAGTCGCCGAGCTCGCGGTAGTCGAGCACGCTCGCGATGTCGCCGTCGATGCGCAGCACGTAACGGCGGGCGTCGGGTTCGTGGCTGAGTTCTCTGTGCACGAGGATCAGGCTACGCCGCGTGCGCTCAGCGACCGCGAAGGCGCTCGAGGTCGCGTCGTTCGCGTTTCGTCGGCCGGCCGGTGCCGCGGTCGCGCGTCGCGACGATCGCCACGCTCTCCCGCGGAGGCGGGGGAGGCGTGCGGTCCTCGACCGCAGTGCCCGCGAGCGCGGCCGACACGCGCTTGACGAGCGTCTGTCGCACGACGAGCATTCGATCGAATCCCGCGATGCGCACCCGCACCTCGTCGCCCGGGCGCACGGCCTGGGCGGCCTTGGCGCGCTCGCCGTTGACGCGCACATGACCGGCGCGACAGGCGGCGGTCGCCGCGGACCGCGTCTTGAACTGCCGCACCGCCCACAACCAGGCGTCGACGCGCACGGGGGACTCGCCGTTCATGTCCCCAGCCTACGGGCGCGGCATGCCACGGCGGCCGGTGCGTCATGCTGGAGTCATGAGCGGAGCGAGCGGGGACGAGTGGGTGGAGGGCCCCGACGGCGCGAAGTACTGGGGGCGCTACGGCGCGGCCGGCCTGCTCGTGGTCAGCCCCGAACTCGAGGTGCTGCTGCAGCACCGGGCCGTGTGGAGTCACTTCGGGGGCACCTGGGGCATGCCCGGAGGCGCGCGGCACGAGCACGAGAGCGCCGTCGAGGCCGCCGTTCGTGAGGCGGGCGAGGAGGCGGGCGTGCCGCCGTCGCTGCTCGAGGTGCGCTTCAGCACGGTGCTCGACCTCGGCTACTGGTCGTACACGACGGTCGTCGCAGATGCCGCTGAGCGGTTCGACCCCGTGGTCAGCGACCCCGAGAGCATCGAGTTGCGCTGGATCGCGTTCGATCGGGTGACCGAGCTTCCGCTGCATCCCAGGTTCGCCGAAGCCTGGCCGGCGCTCGCCGCGAGACTCTGAACCGCTGCTCGATCTGCTCGAACCCCGCGTCGCGGCGATCGCTCAGGCGACGCGCTCGTCGATCGCGGTCTTGGCCGGTCGCGCGAACCAGGGCACGATCGCTGAGGTGCGGGCCCGATAGTCGTCGTAGTCGGGATACTTCGAGCGGGAGATCGACTCGGTGAAGATCGTCGACCCGACGAAGAGCAGGGTGAGCAGCACCGCCCCCGCGATGGTCCAGTGCAGCCAGACGCCCGTCGCGGCCACGGCGAACCCGTAGAAGACCCACCACTGCGCCTGCTCGAAGAAGAAGTTGGGATGTCTCGAGAAGCGGAACAGCCCGGTCTGCAGGAACCCGGGCGCGGGTGTGCGCCCCGCGGCGCGTTCGGCGTTCTTCCACCGGTGGAACGTCCACTGCTGCTGGTCGGCCACGGTCTCGCCGGTGAGGAGGGCGAGGAACAGGATCGCCAGCGCGACGTCCCACCCGCCGAGGGGTGAGCTCCCCGCCGCGAACACGGTGTACGCCGGAAGGCAGAAGAGCAGGATGACCGCGTTCTGGTAGATCGAGATGAACAGCAGGTTGAAGAGGGCGAACTGCGTGCGAGACATCCGGCGGCGCAGCACCGCCCAGCGGTAGTCCTCGCCGCCGGGGCGATAGCCGCCCTTCCGTGCGAAATTGAAGGTCAGGCGGATGCCCCACGCGCTGACGAGCGCCGCCATCAAGACGAGTCGTGCGTCGAATCCGCTCGCACCGGCGAAGACCCACACATAGGCGATCGGAGCGATCGACCAGATGCGGTCGACCCACGAGTACTCATGGGTGACGAGCGAAGCGAGCCACGTCGCGAGCGTGATCGCGGCGCAGATGACAAGACACACGAGCAGCGGACCCATGGCCGCATTCTACGGATCGATAGGATCGACATGTGGCTGGGGATCGCGCGGGGGCGGTGGGATCGGAGATCTGGACGATCCCGAACATCCTGAGCATGCTCCGA
Proteins encoded in this window:
- a CDS encoding RNA-binding S4 domain-containing protein, translated to MNGESPVRVDAWLWAVRQFKTRSAATAACRAGHVRVNGERAKAAQAVRPGDEVRVRIAGFDRMLVVRQTLVKRVSAALAGTAVEDRTPPPPPRESVAIVATRDRGTGRPTKRERRDLERLRGR
- a CDS encoding YchJ family protein, whose amino-acid sequence is MPTAVPAPVPAADDRCPCLSGSVFAECCGPLLAGARDAPTAVQLMRSRYTAFAVGAAEYLRSTWHPDTRPGALELESELRWYRLEIVDTERGGPFDRDGIVEFRARYRADGERGVLHERSRFTREGRRWLYVDGDA
- a CDS encoding DUF1295 domain-containing protein; amino-acid sequence: MGPLLVCLVICAAITLATWLASLVTHEYSWVDRIWSIAPIAYVWVFAGASGFDARLVLMAALVSAWGIRLTFNFARKGGYRPGGEDYRWAVLRRRMSRTQFALFNLLFISIYQNAVILLFCLPAYTVFAAGSSPLGGWDVALAILFLALLTGETVADQQQWTFHRWKNAERAAGRTPAPGFLQTGLFRFSRHPNFFFEQAQWWVFYGFAVAATGVWLHWTIAGAVLLTLLFVGSTIFTESISRSKYPDYDDYRARTSAIVPWFARPAKTAIDERVA
- a CDS encoding GNAT family N-acetyltransferase; this encodes MHRELSHEPDARRYVLRIDGDIASVLDYRELGDSVAFKRTFTNPPYRGNGLAGELVEYAVDDVEANSTRRIVPSCWYVGEWFDRHPDRAGLLDPRTV
- a CDS encoding NUDIX domain-containing protein encodes the protein MSGASGDEWVEGPDGAKYWGRYGAAGLLVVSPELEVLLQHRAVWSHFGGTWGMPGGARHEHESAVEAAVREAGEEAGVPPSLLEVRFSTVLDLGYWSYTTVVADAAERFDPVVSDPESIELRWIAFDRVTELPLHPRFAEAWPALAARL